One window of the Triticum dicoccoides isolate Atlit2015 ecotype Zavitan chromosome 3B, WEW_v2.0, whole genome shotgun sequence genome contains the following:
- the LOC119280661 gene encoding uncharacterized protein LOC119280661, with protein MAAKLKPMDADLEIKPALLVHLVMASLPQEFATFVVNYNMSPGRWDIEKTIAMCVQEEDRLKAAHGGSINYVKDWKKKNYNQNIKSSPSKNGKAPYQHQHQQQPFSVDKDMCLHCKQKGHYKKDCAAWLKSVMERDSIRRELR; from the exons ATGGCAGCAAAGCTCAAGCCCATGGATGCGGATCTGGAGATCAAACCAGCACTCCTGGTTCACCTGGTCATGGCTTCATTGCCACAGGAGTTTGCAACTTTTGTTGTAAACTATAATATGTCACCTGGAAGATGGGACATTGAAAAGACAATAGCAATGTGTGTCCAAGAAGAGGACAGACTCAAAGCCGCACATGGTGGTTCAATCAACTATGTGAAGGAttggaagaaaaagaactacaatcaaAACATCAAAAGTTCTCCTTCAAAGAATGGAAAAGCCCCCTATCAGCATCAGCATCAGCAACAGCCTTTCTCAGTGGACAAAGACATGTGTCTCCACTGCAAGCAGAAAGGGCATTACAAGAAAGACTGCGCTGCTTGGCTGAAGTCAGTCATGGAAAG GGATTCCATTCGACGCGAACTACGCTAA